Within the Thermostichus lividus PCC 6715 genome, the region AGAGGTATTGGGCAAAATCACTCCAGCCAAGGCGCTGTAAAAAGGGTAACGCTAAAAGGCTGCTGATGGCGGCGGGGGTCTCAGGGGTCAGGGGACGGTGTTGCACCTCCTTGGGCTGGGCGATCGCCAACATATCTGCATCATCACCCAGTTCTTTGGTGATGAGTTGTTCAAGGAGTTTGGCATAGGCACGCCGGCGATCGCCGGCACGGTCGTTGTTTTCTACTGTTGGCCAAAAATGGTAGAGTTCTGCTTTGCCCAGCAAACTTTCCAACAGATCGGCTTGGAGACCGTGGGTTTGGTTATGGATACCGCGAATCTCAAGGGGATGGGCAGCCGTTAACTCCGCAAGGCGATTGAGATCCCGCTGTTGCTTGGCGCGATCGCTACTCACGCCATTCACATGCAGTAAGCGGCGGCGGGCAGCGAATGCAGGCAGAGGATTGGGAACAAGAATAGTGCCGTCAAGGAGAGGTTCCATTGAACACGAATACTGCTAATTGGTTTGTTACTTGTCTAGATTTTGGGTCAAGGTTTTGTCAAAAATGAGACGAATGAGATAACTATCATCGGTTCTGAAGAGTCAGGCGTAATTGCTCTAGCCCCCATCCATTTGGGAAGATCTGCCCCATCGGTTAACGCTCGATGAGCCACGGCGGCGTGTTGAGCACACAGAAGCACGGATCTTGGGCTAGCCACTGGGATCCCACCTGATGGAGCGCCGCCATCACCGGCTGAAGCTGCTGTCCTTTGGGGGTTAGGGAATATTCCACCCGAGGCGGCACCTCCGCATAGACCCGTCGTTCCACTAGGCCATGGGCTTCCAGTTCCCGCAAACGCTGGGTCAAGGTCTTAGTGCTCACTCCCGGTAGCGCTGCCAACAGCTCGTGGGTGCGGCGATCGCCCCCAAATAGCTCCCGTAACAGCAAAATTGACCACTTATTGCCCAACAAATCCACCACAAACTGAATCGGACATTGGACATCAATACACGCCTTCGCCATTGACATCTGCCATTTAGATCGATCCTACT harbors:
- a CDS encoding winged helix-turn-helix transcriptional regulator; amino-acid sequence: MSMAKACIDVQCPIQFVVDLLGNKWSILLLRELFGGDRRTHELLAALPGVSTKTLTQRLRELEAHGLVERRVYAEVPPRVEYSLTPKGQQLQPVMAALHQVGSQWLAQDPCFCVLNTPPWLIER